The DNA region ACGCACGTCAGTGTCGTGACGTGCTCGACCAACGGCTTGGCAATCAGGTCGCTGAAGGAGATGGTGACCTCACGCTCCACCATGCCCGTGACCGTGAGGGACCAGTCGGCGGCGGCGATGATCGGCAATTGCAGGGCCGTATCGATGCGATAGAAGTCCGCATTGGGCGTCAGGTAAGGCGACAGGTCGTCCACCCCCAAGTCAGCGCCGGCCGGGATCGGGTCGCGTCGGGTCGGGATCGGCAGCCGAAATCGTGACCGCGCCTCCTCCACCGCCCCGGCCGTCGCGATCAGCAACCGTCCCGCGACTGCACTGGCAATGGCGACGGTTCCGACGACCGCGGTCCAGATCAGGAAGCTACGCCGGGCGAGCGTCGGCTCCAGCGGATCGGCAGTCTCTGATCCGGCTGCCGGGGCAGTCGCCGATGACCAGTCGGCCAGGCGACTCAGCAGGAGCCGCAGCACCAGATAGCCGACCGTGAGTCCGAGCACCGTGGGCACGATCGCGTCAAGCGATGCCTGATCGCCGGTCAGCACGGCCCCGATCCCGATGGCAGCCACGCCGGCGAAGACCAGCCCACCCGCGTACCGCCGTCGCTGCTCGAGTCGCCCGGCAAGCCCACAGAGGCCCAGCACGCCGAGCGCGACGATCACCAGCAGCACTGGCTTGTCCGCGGTGCCGAGCGTCTCCTTGCCCCAGTTGACCAAACCCGCCGGCAGCAGGTCGATGATCATGGAACCCACGGCGGCCACCGGGGAGCCGGCCGGAGCGATCAGGTACGCCGTCAGATCGGCGACCGCCATCCCGGCCACTCCGCCGATCGCGCCACACAGCCAGCCCCAGCCGGCTCTGACTTCGGCTGCGGAACTGGCGGCGACCGGCTCCGCGCGAGGCGCCGTTTGTGTCATGCCTCCATCGTGCGCTCGTGCAAGTCAGCTGACAACGAACGATTCCCTTACGGTGGTGTGCGTCTCCGAGGAACTGTCTGCTCCCAAACCGCCTCCGCTGGCCTTCGCGGCTGCCTGTGCCGCTCTGGGTCTGCCTGCGGACCAGGTGTTGATGGTCGGTGACAATCCGAAGACCGACATCGACGGCGCACTCGCGGCAGGGCTGCATGCTGCCTACATCTCTCGCGATGCCGTCGTCGAACGGCCGGGCTGGGGGAACCGCGTCCGCCAACTCTCTCGAACGTGACCGAACTCAGGCTGTCTCCGATCGAAGCTTGAGGTGGCGGCGAACAAGGTGTGCGATCTTGCCGTGACATCCCGGCAGAATCGCTCAGCTTCTGCGGGCCACGGTGCAACATGCCAGCGGCACCGAGGCCCGTGCGGGCTGATGTAGGACTCTGGTCTGATGTCTGATGAGAGCAACAGCCCTAGGCTGGCGCACGACATGACCAGCTCGGGCGATCGCGTGAGAGACCCTGACCTGCCGGTCGCCCGTGGCCGAAGCTGGGCCCTCGACCTCATCCTCGCCGGCCTGGTCACCGGGATCTGTGTGCCGGCCAGCGATCCCTGGGGCCGGGACGCCATGGTGCTGTCGCTCCTGCTGACCTCCTCGCTGCTGGTGCGCCGCAGCCACCCCCGGGTTGCGCTCGCCTGGGCGACCACAGCGAGTCTGTTGCAGGTCTACTACCTGCCGACTCCGACGCTGAGCATCGTCGTCGTGCCGATGATCGTGTATGCGGTCACCCGCAACGCCAGCCCTCGAACCGGCCTCGTCGCCTTGTGGATCGGACTTGCCGGCGCAGTCATCGGGCCGGCCAGATGGAGCGGTCTGACCGACAATCCGATCGCTTTCGCGGTGACGGCGACGGCCTGCGCTGCCATCGTGACCGGCGCCTATCTGCTCGGGCGCCAGCTCCGGGAACAGCAGATCAACCGCCGCCAGCGCGCCCAGGCCGAGCTGGAGCGACTACGGCTGCAGCAGTCGGAGCAGGAGCAGCGGGCCCGTGCGGTCGCCATCGACGAGCGGAGCCGGATCGCCCGGGAACTGCACGACATCGTGGCCCACTCCCTGTCGGTGATCGTCGTGCAAGCCGAGGGCGGCCGGGCGGTGGTGCTGAAACGGCCGGAGGTAGGAGCCGAAGTGCTGGACACGATCGCGGAGACCGGGCGTACTTCCCTGGCAGAGATGCGCCGCATCGTCGACGTCCTCCGTGGCGGTTCCGCAGAGGCCAGCTATCTGCCCTCCCCCGGCCTGGGAGATCTCGCCGAACTGGTGGCTCGCTCCGGTGATCGCTTCCAACTCCTCGTCCGGGGCACGACTCCGGCCGTCCCGGCGGCCATCGGACTCACCGTCTATCGGGTCGTACAGGAGTCGATCACCAACGTGTTGAAGCATGCCGGGCCGGCGGCGACCGCTCAGATCCGGATCGACTATCTGCCTGCTTCGATCGAGATCGAGGTCAGCGACGACGGCCGCGGCGCGGCCGCACACCATGCCGCCACGGACAGCCGAGCCGGCGCAGCCCCAGAGCCCGGGCACGGACTCCGCGGCATGGCCGAAAGGGTGTCGTTGATGCACGGCAGGCTCGATGCCAGGCCGCGGCCGGGCGGCGGCTTCGTTGTCCGAGCCTCGATCCCCCTGCCCGCCACCACCACGACCGGCCCTGTATCTGGGAGCAGCTCATGATCACCGTCTTCCTGGTCGATGATCAGGCACTGGTCCGCAGCGGATTTGCCCTGTTGATCAATGCCGAGGACGATCTCGAGGTCGTCGGTGAAGCGGCCGACGGTCAGCAGGCGGTGGATGCGCTCGCCCGACAACAGGTCGATGTGGTCCTGATGGACATCAGAATGCCGCGGATGGACGGCATCGAGGCCACCAGGTGCATCCTCGGCAGACCACAGCCACCCAAGATCTTGATCTTGACCACCTTCGATCTGGACGAGTACGTCTACGCGGGTCTGCAAGCCGGGGCCAGCGGCTTCCTACTCAAGGACGCCCGTCCGACCGAGCTGCTCTCGGCCATCCGCAATGTCGCCGCCGGGGATGCGGTCGTCGCACCGAGCGCAACCAGGAGACTGCTCGAGCATGTCCTGCCGACGCTGCCGGCGACCTCGCCGCCGAGCGGCCCGGACTCACGGCTGTCGGTGCTCACCGAACGCGAGATCGACGTTCTGGTGGAGATCGCCGATGGTGCGACCAACGCCGAGATCTGTCAGCGGCTCTATCTGGCCGAGGGCACGATGAAGACCCATATCGGCCGGCTGCTTTCCAAGCTCGGCATCCGGGACCGAGTCGGCCTGGTGCTGTTCGCGTACGAGACGGGGCTGGCACCGCGCGCGGGCTGATCACGATCAGCCCGTGGTCTGATCACGGGCGGAACAGGTCCCGACCGTGCTCCGATGTCACGCCGGGTCGGTGCCGACGAGGCTGATCGACATGTTCCTCACCGCGCTACCACTCGAGCAGCCCAGCGTCGCGACCACGATCGCCGTCAGTGCTGTGAATCTCACCAAGACCTACGGCACCGGCGCGCGGAGCGTCCGGGCGGTGGACGGGATCAGCCTGGTCATCCCGCGCGGCACCTTCACCGCGATCATGGGACCGTCTGGGTCCGGCAAGTCCACCCTGATGCACTGCCTGGCCGGCCTCGACTCGGTCACCAGCGGACGGATCTTCCTTGGTGGACACGAGATCAGCCAGCTCCGCGATGCCGAGCTGACCAAGCTCCGCCGAGACCGGGTGGGCTTCGTGTTCCAGTCGTTCAACCTACTGCCCACGCTGACGGCACGGCAGAACATCCTGCTGCCGCTCGACCTGGCCGGCCGCCGAGTCGATGACCAGCGATTGCAGAGCGTGGTGGCGTCGCTCGGCCTCACCGACCGGCTGCAACATCGACCCAGTGAGCTCTCCGGCGGGCAGCAGCAGCGGGTGGCGATCGCTCGGGCGCTGATCACCGAACCGGACGTGATCTTCGCCGATGAGCCCACCGGCGCCCTGGACTCGGTCAACGGCCAGGCATTACTCGCGCAGCTGCGGATGGCCAGCCGGGAACTCGGTCAGACAATCGTGATGGTCACCCACGATGCGGCCGCGGCCGCCTACGCGGACCGGGCGCTGCTGATCAACGACGGACAGTTGGTCGGCGACCTCGATCATCCCGACGCCGACTCGATCCGGGTCGAGCTGAGCCAGGTCGGTGCCTGAGATGCTGCGGGTCACGCTCTCCGAGGTACGGGCCCATCCGACCCGGTTGCTCGGCATCGTGCTGGCGGTCGCACTCAGCGTCGGTTTCGTGGTCGCCAGCCTGGTCTTCGTCGACACCGAGGCTGCCGCGATCCGACGGGCGGTCTCCGCCCAGACAGCCGGCAGCAGCGTGGTCGTCCTGCCGACGACCGAACGTGACCTCACGCCCACGATCGCGAAGACGACCGGAGTGGAGCACGTCGAGGCATCCCGGAACACCGCGCTGGAGGCAACCCTCGGCGGCCGCAACACACTGCTGATGGTCACCACCTTGCCGGGCGATGCGCGACTGCGCTGGATGACCTTGCACGACGGTTCCTGGCCCCGGATCGCCGATGAGATCATCATCGGCCGGCAGACTGCAGAGCGGGCGAAGGCAGTTGTCGGCGACACCATCGGCGTACGCGGCATAGGTGGCGCCGGAGAAGACCGGCAGCTGCGCCTCACCGGTCTGATCGACGAGTCCGCCTCACTGTTCGCGAGCATGCAGAGCACCGCCTTCGCGCCGGCCTCCTCACCGATACTGGCCGACGGCGGCGTCGAATATCTGGTGATCGCCCGTCCCGGTGTCGATCCTCCCACGCTGGCGAGCACACTGCGGACCCAGCTTCCGGCCGATACCGATGTCGTCACGTCTGCCGACCTGGCCCAGCAGCGGCTCGAGATGGTGACTGGCGGCGTCGACGTGATCCGCTATCTGCTGCTCACCTTCGGCAGCATCGCCGCCCTGGTCGGCTCCATGATCATCGCCAACATCTTCGCCATTGTCGTCGCCCAGCGGCGCCGCCAGATCGGACTGCTGCGCGCCGTCGGCGCCACGCGCGCCCAGGTACGCCGCAACCTCCTGCTCGAGGCAGCCGGCGCTGGTGTCCTAGGCGCGCTGTTGGGTGCGCTGATCGGCATCGGCGTGGCTGCCGTGGGGGCTGCGGCGACGGGGTCACTGTCCAGCGGACTCGAGGTACGGATCGGGCTGGTGCTGCTCACCGGGCTCGCCGGTGTGGTGATCACCGTGCTGTCGGCGCTGGCTCCCGCGCGACGGGCCATGGTCGTGACTCCGCTCGACGCCTTGCGACCCGTGTCCGAGCCGGGGGCCGCCCGACGAGCGGGCCGGATTCGAGCGGTCGTCGGTGGCGCTCTGGGCCTGGGCGGGGTCGCCGCCATCGCCGCCGGACTGATCCGCGGCGGCAGCGGCACCCTGGTGCTCTGCATCGCAGGATCCGCACTGGCGGCCGCCGCCATCATCGCGCTGGCACCGCTGTTCCTCCCGCCGTTGCTGCGAGGTCTCGCACGACTGCTGCAACGGAGCCGGCCGACCGTCCGACTCGCCAGCGCCAACCTGGTCCGCAATCCCAGCCGGTCCGCTGCGGTGTGCACGGCCTTGATGTTGGGCGTAGGCCTGATCGTGACGCTGCAGGTGGGCGCCGCCAGCATCAAGAGCAGCACGGAGGCGTCCCTGCACCACGAGTTCCCGGTCGATGTCATCGTCCGATCCCAGTCCGGCGCACTCCCGAACTCGGTGCCCCGGGAAGTGCGTGAGCTGCCCGGCATCCGCG from Microlunatus phosphovorus NM-1 includes:
- a CDS encoding molybdopterin-dependent oxidoreductase, with protein sequence MTQTAPRAEPVAASSAAEVRAGWGWLCGAIGGVAGMAVADLTAYLIAPAGSPVAAVGSMIIDLLPAGLVNWGKETLGTADKPVLLVIVALGVLGLCGLAGRLEQRRRYAGGLVFAGVAAIGIGAVLTGDQASLDAIVPTVLGLTVGYLVLRLLLSRLADWSSATAPAAGSETADPLEPTLARRSFLIWTAVVGTVAIASAVAGRLLIATAGAVEEARSRFRLPIPTRRDPIPAGADLGVDDLSPYLTPNADFYRIDTALQLPIIAAADWSLTVTGMVEREVTISFSDLIAKPLVEHVTTLTCVSNEVGGDLVGNAVWLGYPIRELLAQAGVQAGADMVLSTSQDGWTAGTPLSVLTDPDRQALLAVGMNGEALPLEHGYPVRMVVPGLYGYVSATKWVRQLKVTTFDADQGYWTPLGWSAKGPIKTASRIDVPRRHTVDAGQVVVAGVAWDQHTGIAKVEVGIDDVWHAAELAEATGPDTWRQWLYRWDATPGTHEVAVRATNADGQQQTAELARPDPDGATGWHTVTISVR
- a CDS encoding HAD-IA family hydrolase codes for the protein MPPSCARASQLTTNDSLTVVCVSEELSAPKPPPLAFAAACAALGLPADQVLMVGDNPKTDIDGALAAGLHAAYISRDAVVERPGWGNRVRQLSRT
- a CDS encoding sensor histidine kinase; amino-acid sequence: MSDESNSPRLAHDMTSSGDRVRDPDLPVARGRSWALDLILAGLVTGICVPASDPWGRDAMVLSLLLTSSLLVRRSHPRVALAWATTASLLQVYYLPTPTLSIVVVPMIVYAVTRNASPRTGLVALWIGLAGAVIGPARWSGLTDNPIAFAVTATACAAIVTGAYLLGRQLREQQINRRQRAQAELERLRLQQSEQEQRARAVAIDERSRIARELHDIVAHSLSVIVVQAEGGRAVVLKRPEVGAEVLDTIAETGRTSLAEMRRIVDVLRGGSAEASYLPSPGLGDLAELVARSGDRFQLLVRGTTPAVPAAIGLTVYRVVQESITNVLKHAGPAATAQIRIDYLPASIEIEVSDDGRGAAAHHAATDSRAGAAPEPGHGLRGMAERVSLMHGRLDARPRPGGGFVVRASIPLPATTTTGPVSGSSS
- a CDS encoding response regulator transcription factor, translated to MITVFLVDDQALVRSGFALLINAEDDLEVVGEAADGQQAVDALARQQVDVVLMDIRMPRMDGIEATRCILGRPQPPKILILTTFDLDEYVYAGLQAGASGFLLKDARPTELLSAIRNVAAGDAVVAPSATRRLLEHVLPTLPATSPPSGPDSRLSVLTEREIDVLVEIADGATNAEICQRLYLAEGTMKTHIGRLLSKLGIRDRVGLVLFAYETGLAPRAG
- a CDS encoding FtsX-like permease family protein; its protein translation is MLRVTLSEVRAHPTRLLGIVLAVALSVGFVVASLVFVDTEAAAIRRAVSAQTAGSSVVVLPTTERDLTPTIAKTTGVEHVEASRNTALEATLGGRNTLLMVTTLPGDARLRWMTLHDGSWPRIADEIIIGRQTAERAKAVVGDTIGVRGIGGAGEDRQLRLTGLIDESASLFASMQSTAFAPASSPILADGGVEYLVIARPGVDPPTLASTLRTQLPADTDVVTSADLAQQRLEMVTGGVDVIRYLLLTFGSIAALVGSMIIANIFAIVVAQRRRQIGLLRAVGATRAQVRRNLLLEAAGAGVLGALLGALIGIGVAAVGAAATGSLSSGLEVRIGLVLLTGLAGVVITVLSALAPARRAMVVTPLDALRPVSEPGAARRAGRIRAVVGGALGLGGVAAIAAGLIRGGSGTLVLCIAGSALAAAAIIALAPLFLPPLLRGLARLLQRSRPTVRLASANLVRNPSRSAAVCTALMLGVGLIVTLQVGAASIKSSTEASLHHEFPVDVIVRSQSGALPNSVPREVRELPGIRAAITVPSAETQVGNGTVRLDGLGPDAGSVVAGGLDVLDDNTALVHPFTLEMIRKNPGDRVEIRIGGRSHSFVLRASDVADAGALAITSDALHKLAPDAPITAVWATAQPDADPAALMDDVRTIADRQTGLEVSGSLLDVAAISKVLDQLLAISTALTAVAVVIAVVGLGNALALSVIERSHESALLRALGLQRRQLRSMLAAEAILLALIGAAVGVLAGIGFGMVGTAAMAGEAGFAVTRFAISIPQTVIVLGAAVVAGAVASVLPGRRAARAHPVEALAQA